Part of the Lolium rigidum isolate FL_2022 chromosome 6, APGP_CSIRO_Lrig_0.1, whole genome shotgun sequence genome, TGGGGCTAGGAGGGTATCTCTCCGGTGTTGCTTCGCTAACTGCGGGCCTAGGTGGTGGGAGGGGCGGTGTGGCGACTCATGGCTATGACTATGTGGCCTTGCCGAGTCCTCGGCGCCCGCAACTTTTAGGCACGGTGGTCTGGGCGGGAGATCGCGGAGGGAACCGGTGGTGAGAGCGAAAATGGTCGGGCGTGTGGGCAAGAGGGCTCGGTGGGAAAACTATTAGGAAAACATCTGGCAGTGGGGCACCAAGATGTGGTGTGCCACTAAGTGGGGACCAAAACTTTTACCCCCCTTGTGTATCTCCTTTTGTGTTTTGaataaataaaaaattatataaatttcaaaaaataaaatacttCGAGATGGTCATTTGTTATATGTTCTAATTgttaggaaaattaacaaacatgtttcggtaaaatggtTCTTTTTACTACTCCATTGCCGAAGATGTGTGTTGGATTCCAATACATCGAGCTTAGGTCATCTCCAACGGATTACCATGTATTGGAATCCAGAaccattttaccgaaacatggcGCCATTGTGCAAAATTTTACCATGCACAATGGAGTAGTAAAAAGAGAAGAGTGAAACCATGAGGTTCCTGCACGTATGATTGCACTAGACACGAGACATCTGAACTGTATTGGGTAATCTCTTTATATTCTTGACACATGCGTGTCTGGCATCCAAATGTGAAATTAAGAAAAACAGAGCATGTGTGTATCGGTGTAGGGCTGTGACGAGAACATCTCCGTGATCAGTCTCAACGTAGGACCACCAAGCAAGCAAACATTCCAGCGTGGTTCTCTTCAAACGCCTCAGTGGTGTCTGTTTTGCAGTACGTGTACCACGCTCTCATGAATCACCGTCGCATGCAGCTGGCCTCCTGGGACAAGCAGAAGGTGTAGCGTTGCCATCGTGGCCTTGGGCACCACAGAACGGGAcagaatcacatgcttgcaaccaCAGCGGCATACCAGCAGAGCGTCGTGTACTTGTGGCTGAACGTGATCGTGCGTCGTGCCGGCCGGCGATCAAATGAGCGGCCAGGGATCGGCTGCTCCGGCAGCTTCAGCCCCACGCCGCCGCTCGCTAGCTGCTGGCTCCTCCGCCACAAGCTTCCTCGCTTGTACTTATCCACACTTCCACACACCTACACAGAGGCGCCGCGCCGCGTGGCAACAGGAGGGCTCCGCCACAAGCTCCCCTTTGTCCACGTCGTTCCTCGCAACAGGAGGGCTCCGCGTCAGCAACACGGATCGGATAATGGATCATTgggttgcatagttcatcgtgccAATAGGGCAACATGGGTGAAGTTTCTAGTAGCGCAACGTAGGACGTCCGCCCTATCTTGATTTTTGAGGAAAATATTTAGATGCTTCGTGTTATTTTTTGAATAATTTGAGTGATCATACGACAGAAATGGACACAGTATAAGATCTTTTTAGTGAACACGACGCAAAACCCATTTCGAAGCAGGCACTTATTATGATCATTTAAGAAATATATATGCCTACTTCTAATGTACTTCTAAGCAGGGGTGGCACGTCTTGGAGACCGGCCCAGTCTTCCATACATAGTTTCTCTTTTAAACAATAATTTTGgttcataaaaaaataaaatacgtTTACATATTGCTATTTTGGCCCGCTATCTCATGGGGCTGATGAATTTGGCCCCACCTAGTTTTACCATCACGCTCCGTCACTGCTACTAAGTATGGAGTATTGTGTTAGAATCATATACTCCCTCTATCCTAAAATAATTTgctcaattttatctagatacgaaTGCAAACTTTGAAGGATTGTCAGAGTACTCGAAGACAGTTACATGATAAGCAACCGTTGACGATATACATCGAGGGAGATCAAGTTCTAGAAACTTACAATGGCAACGATCATGACGTTGCCGAAGGCGCATGCGGGGACGGTACCATTGGCGGTTAATTAAAGAGGCCGCAGAAAGGCCACGTACCACTACAAGTCCTTGCCAGTGGCCCTACGAAGGCTTCAAGTACGTAGTGCACGTAATTCTCAGTTGGTCGGTCCACTAAACTTCGCCGTCGATCATTTGCGTCTGATCCTGTCTCGTAGCTGGAGAACCCAATACCGACAGCACCACTAAAGACTGCAAGAGTGAGACTTACACTAAGACACATTACCACAAAGCTAAGCTTTTTGTTTACGATGTGAATCTATGATACATTAGCACAATGCTAACCTTTTTGCTTATCCATGTCTGCCACAGAGAACTAGTGAAGAGAAGCCCACTCTGTACAAAGCACCTGTTCAGACCATGATGTGGATTAAGGAATCATTAAGCACGCGCCGTTAGACGTCGTAGCATGACTAAAATAGAGaccgttttttttttctgttcagTTTTATAGAGACAGAGCCAGCCTAGCTAAAGGAACGAAGATCACACTCCCAAAACCTTTTGCTCAGCCAAAAAACGTAGACATCCAGGAATTACTCGCCTAAAACTAATCCAGAAAATAGACATGCACACCTGCCCAACGGATCAAGACTCAACCTGCCTGTCTATAAATAAGCCAGCACCCGAGCCATTCCGAGGCACAATAAACTCCATTGCAAAAACCAAAACCCAACCGAAGCACCACAGCAGTTCAGCAAACCGACAACGATAATGGCGGCCATCTCCTCCACCTCCTACTTCTCCTCGCAGGCGCAGCTGCCGTCCTCCTCCACGGCCGGCAGCGGCAGAAGCAACGGCCGGCAGTCGCGGAACCGGCGGACCGGCAGCTGCGTGATGCTCGAGGGAGCGGCCTCTGTTGGCGGCGCGGTggtggggaggacgaggagccTCACGGAGGAGGACCTGGAGGAGCTCAAGGGCTGCCTCGACCTCGGCTTCGGCTTCACATACAACGAGATCCCTGGCCTCTGCGCGACGCTCCCGGGGCTGGAGCTCTGCTACTCCATGACGCGGAGGTTCCTCGACGAGCAGAGGGCGCCGGGGCACCTGGACCTGGAGccagcggaggcggcggcgcccatTCCAGACTGGAAGATCTCCGGACCTGGTAAGAATCATTCTTCTGCGCACGTTTCAGTTTTGGTAAATTGCTTTCGGGATGGCGCGGAGGTTCTCTCTCTGCTGTCTCTGGTTTTGGGAGACGTTTAGAGGTAAACTTTGGTTTTTAAGGATCGGATTATATCTGGCTCAATTAAGGTTTTGGGTGAGAGATTCCATGATGAACTTCATCGCGCGCGAAAGATTTGATGCTTCTCTGTATCGCCCGGATAGGATCACAGTATGTTCGTAATAATATATGGGGGATAGTCTAGTACTGTTGATGTTTCTTGTTTACTCTTGAATTGACCAACTACCGAACGTCAAATTCGTAATATTGTAGCTGTATCCTGACACCGTCACATGAATTTTGAAATATAGAAATTCATGCTGAATGCCTGTAGGAATACCAAACAATATGCATCCAGGTTATTGCAGAATGGGGAAATTTGTAAGCAGTAATAAGAAAGAGTTCACAGGAATGTCTGTTTTTGATCATCGCTATTTTCCACTGAACTTTGCTCAATCTGTTCAATGCGTCATTTGTATCTGTTACGAACTCACAAAGTTAGATGCAACAGTAGTTACTTTTAGGGGAGAACAGTAGCTCTGCTGTGTCTATTGAATCATTTATAAATTTGAGGTAATCATATATTGATTCATACTGATTGGGTCTAAGTTATCATTGCCCTCTCCAACTCTCGGTTGGATACGAGTCAGTTCCTGTTCTATAGATTTCAGTATCGGCGTATCGCCCTTTCTGTTGATGGTGCTTGCATGGTGTAGTTTGTAAGATGTTCGGCGTGGAACCATTTCTGTGATTATTCTTAAAAGTTTAGGTTGGTAGATACTCCCAAGATTCGGCTGAATTATTTTTGTGCTGTCGTCTATCCTATGGTTTTTCTTACATCCAAATTTGATGCCGAATGGAGAACAAAATTGAGCATACAAAGGGAAGAATAAATACTAGTATTCTCATTTGTATCCTTTAGGGGATCTACATGATGGAAATACCCACCTGACGTTGCATCTCACTTTTATCATAACACAAGCAAAAAAGTAACTCAACATGTGCCTTGCTCATTGATGTCACTTTCCTTAGTAAGAGCGAGCTGTCTTCTGCAAGACAAGCTTCGGaacaaagcaaagcaagatagtccCCCCACTGAAGAATTATGTTCCTCTCGCCAGCATATAATTTCTCCTCCAAAAAAAGTTAGAAATTCGAAGAAGCGTCAATTTTGCTACCCTGACTATTCAGTTCTCTTTTTATAAAACCCCAGCAGTGCAAAGCATGTTCTCGGTATCTGTTTCATTCGTTGTTAATTTAAAATCCTGAGATGTTATTTCCTCGTAATAAGTCTACAAATGACCTGCTTTCTCTTGGCTGATCATATCTATTGGCTTTTATAGGTGATGATCCAGAGGAAGTGAAAGCTAGGCTCAAGTATTGGGCTCAGACAGTGGCATGCACAGTCAAATTATGCAGCTGATGGAAGTTGGTAGGGTGCTGGTTCTCTCTTAACATATATGCTACTACAAGCTGGACTGAAGTTGGCTGAAGTTGAAGAATCTGCTTATATGGTTTCGAGACCGGTGAGCAAATTCAGAGGGGGAGCTGCTTCCACTTCGTGCTGTTGAAGCAACAGAACTGATCACTGGGAGATGATTGGTGATAACATGAAACAgcgagaaatctcaaggtggcctgcAATCGGAGCTTTTCCAAAAGCGTCAGAGAGCTTGCGATTCCTCGTGGGGTGTCTCTACGTGGCGCAGCGTTTGCAAGTGCCTGAGAGATGTTTGTTTTTGCACTCCCCTGTAGTGCTCAGTGCTCACTAGGTGCTTCAGTTGTGCCGAACTGCTCCTGCCTGAGCTTTGCAAATCCATGGGTGGATGGCTCAAGTATGACTTTGTTCTCTTGTTCCTTTTAACTTTATTTGTTCTCAAGCAGTGGCAATTGTATGTAGTCTGCCGGAACAGTCTGTAGTGTCTGCTGTATTGCATGGCTGTAGAAGCGGTTTCCTCTGAAATACTTCTTCATACAGCAAACAGTGTTTGTTGTGAACTGAAACTATGTAGTGTCAAGACTGAAAAAGGCCACATCAAGAATTGAGCAGCACTGATATATGTATAATCACATGGAAAAAAAATAGTGCGATATTTCGcactatagcatatctggagatcGCACGCTAAATTAATGAGTGTACAATGCCTCGCCAATAGCATGCTATAGCACGTTATAGCATGCTGATAGCGTATTTTAAGGTTGTCGCTATTTTGTCATAGCGAGCTATTTTTTCCTTGATAATAACTAGTACTAATAACTCCCTCTGACACTTTTTATGGATTGGAGGGGTAGTTTAATTCCCCAGCATTGCCATGGGATAATTATTAAACTGTGTATGAAAGAGTTGTATAAGCTTTGTTTTCCATTTTGTGTATACCAGTGTCGGGGGCAGTGTGTGTTGTGTTATGTTCGATCAAGTCACAacataacaaaacaaaaaataccaATTATTTTTCTCtataacaaaaaaaagtaaaataatTATGAAAAACGTTGCAATACCCCCTCCCCCCAAGGGTTGATCCTTTGGGTCTCATCACGCAAATGTATCACTTCATGTCTTCTTTATCTCCACCCTCACATGCCCCTGTTGTTGCACCGCCTCAACCCATCGGCatccgccgccctcctccccttTTGCTCCTCCTCTACGGCTCTGTTCCCCTGCTCTTCTCCTCCCTCTCTTGCAGCCACGAGGCCACTGACATAGCCATGGTTATGGTGGATATTCAAATCAGAGAGATATTCCCGGGGAAGACAAAATGGTTGAGGGGAATGACTACGTGGTAGCCAGATCGAGCGGACGATGAGGCTCCAGGTTGTGTAGCCCGATCTGATGAGGCTAAGCCATGTTGTGTAGCCCGATCTCACGGATTGACCACGATACGAGGAGTAAAATGAGGGGAAGGGCGATGAACGCGAATAACACAAAGATACAAATGCACACCACTAACGCACACCGGTTGTCCTCGTTGGCTTGATTCAACAACTCAATAGAGCTGTAAGATAAAGATCCAAGAGGATAAATATTGTGGAGGAGATTCTCAAACCGAAGGTAGAATTCTGACTAGTAAAAGTATTGCTAAGATAGAGTTGCAATTACAAGAGATACAAGAAATAGAGTTTACTAGATGAAAAAGACCAAAGGTAAGGAGGTGCCTTGGTACAACTCAATAGTTTTAGCTAGATAGGTTTTTCCCACATGGGAGGCCAGAGCAAAGCTCATATCTAATTCTCAAATCTCATAAAATAGATCTTGCAGCGATACTTCTAAGCGAGGTTTCAATCCACTCAAAATGAGACCGTTTGCCTGCTCAACTTGGCCATTGGACCGTGGATGTGTGATGACTCCCAAGTGGAAGAGATCAGTTGTAGTGCCTTTTAATATAGAAAagattgtcgaacccacgaggagttgaaggtattggttagcaagtTTAACAGGAAAAGTAATAATAGCGCAGTAGTTTTGGGTGTTTGGTTTATGTTTCGAGTAAGTAAATAACAAAAAGTGAAGTTTGTAGAAATTTAAATGCTCTTTTCAGAGAAagtccaatcctctatgcagcaataGGACAAGCTTAAGTGTGTAACTATATGTGCCAAACGTTCCCAGGGAGGCATGGATTTACTTAGCATACATATTTCTAAGACGTCATGTAtcagcatcttgtcaagttttaTTCTCGTTGGATGGAGCCAAAAGTAGGTGTAGCCATATTCTTATGCTACAAAACCACTAATGATTGTTCCTAAGGCCATTTGTATGGTCACCTAGGGatacattaagacataaatgtccgaCCAttgcataaagttctaaggtcccTGATCAACAACCTCCTAAAATAACGTCAATTCTAAGGAATAGGTTTCAGTCTCTTTCTCGTTCCTTGTTCTCTTTATTACTCTAAGTTGCATCCCTATGAGCCCATAAAGGCGAACTAACATGCAGTCGACGTTCGCACATTACCATCATAGAACCACATAAAAGATTAaagcttgaccaaatactcattgcatacTATATAGAATAATAGAAATCATAGCAGTTCATCCTATAACCCCACTAACaacgggaactactcacaagtatcAACCATGATCATGATCAGTGGGATATTGATTACAACACAATTTGAAAGTATAACTTCACCACAAAATAATGACAAGATGCCAAGCACAAGCATGCACACATCACTTAAACAATATTGAGGGTTAGATCTACCATAAATTATGAAGGGGATGACGCCGGATCTCGAGATGGAGATGGTGCTACTGGTGGTGATTGTGAAGATGGTTATGAAGATGATCCTCCCCACACCAAGGAGGA contains:
- the LOC124661548 gene encoding uncharacterized protein LOC124661548, translated to MAAISSTSYFSSQAQLPSSSTAGSGRSNGRQSRNRRTGSCVMLEGAASVGGAVVGRTRSLTEEDLEELKGCLDLGFGFTYNEIPGLCATLPGLELCYSMTRRFLDEQRAPGHLDLEPAEAAAPIPDWKISGPGDDPEEVKARLKYWAQTVACTVKLCS